One part of the Odontesthes bonariensis isolate fOdoBon6 chromosome 13, fOdoBon6.hap1, whole genome shotgun sequence genome encodes these proteins:
- the LOC142398018 gene encoding protein NLRC3-like isoform X4, with translation MRQGEDSVGGVPSSETTLCEEDVRQSKAWGSWQQRPDSPVPSCSSAMSTQSIENPILFKGQVSSSEEMTWQQRPDSPVPSCSSAMSTQSMEKPILFKGQASPPEEMTWQQRPDSPVPSCSSAMSTQSIENPLAFKGQASPPEEMTWQQRPDSPVPSCSSAMSTQSMEKPILFKGQASPPKEMTWQQRPDSPVPSCSSAMSTQSIENPLAFKGQASPPEEMTWQQRPDSPVPSCSSAMSTQSIENPLAFKGQASPPEEIDKEEYSDVSCEQSERDHEAYVDYIFMRLEEKIVTFVENKLKKIQKFPSQDYPQLESRREDEKELDGVGAEQCETLLKIILHFLRKIKQEALADNLQRKCPAAVCQRKLKNKLKEKVQCVSEEGNTTLLNQIYTELYITEGGSTKVSDGHEVRHIETASRTPDASETPIKLEELFKGPPGRDEPIRTVMTKGVAGIGKTVLTQKLTLDWAEGKANQDTGFMFPFTFRELNVLKERKFSLVELVHHFFTETKEAGICSFEQFQVVFIFDGLDECRLPLDFNSKEPLTDATEPTSVDVLLTNLIRGKLLPSARLWITTRPAAANQIPPECVGMVTEVRGFTDPQKEEYFRKRFRDEEQASRIISHIQTSRSLHIMCHIPVFCWITASVLEDVLETREGAELPSTLTEMYVHFLVVQTKVKKLKYEGGAVTDPHWSPESRKMIESLGKLAYEQLQKGNLIFYESDLTECGIDISAASVYSGVFTQIFREERGLHQEKVFSFVHLSVQEFLAALHVHLNCTTSGVNLFREKQTWFQSLVSKTNLKDVHNSAVDEALRSPNGHLDLFLRFLLGLSLPTNQTLLRGLLTQTGSSSQANQDTILYIKEKINANPSTEKSINLFHCLNELNDRSLVEEIQQSLATGSLSDKLSPAQWSALVFILLTSEADSDVFDLKRYSTSGDALLRLLPVVKASSKALLNFCSLSEGSFEALVSVLTSSSSRLRELDLRNNNLHDSYVKQLSDGLKSPNCSLETLRLSGCFLSDSDASALRLLSCSLRELDLSNNNLKDSGVKQLLSHGMESPQCNLTTLRLSVCNLSEGSCEALASLVGSERSSLIKLDLSNNNLRDSGVKQLSSGIKNPHCKLETLRWFSSACEEELNSK, from the exons ATGAGGCAGGGTGAGGACAGCGTGGGTGGAGTCCCTTCCTCTGAAACCACCTTGTGTGAGGAAGATGTGAGGCAGTCCAAAGCTTGGGG GagctggcagcagagaccaGACTCTCCTGTCCCCAGCTGTTCGTCTGCCATGAGTACCCAGTCCATAGAAAACCCCATTTTGTTTAAAGGACAGGTCTCGTCTTCTGAGGAAAT GacctggcagcagagaccagACTCTCCTGTCCCCAGCTGTTCGTCTGCCATGAGTACCCAGTCCATGGAAAAACccattttatttaaaggacaGGCCTCGCCTCCTGAGGAAAT GacctggcagcagagaccagACTCTCCTGTCCCCAGCTGTTCGTCTGCCATGAGTACCCAGTCCATAGAAAACCCCCTTGCATTTAAAGGACAGGCCTCGCCTCCTGAGGAAAT GacctggcagcagagaccagACTCTCCTGTCCCCAGCTGTTCGTCTGCTATGAGTACCCAGTCCATGGAAAAACccattttatttaaaggacaGGCCTCGCCTCCTAAGGAAAT GacctggcagcagagaccagACTCTCCTGTCCCCAGCTGTTCGTCTGCCATGAGTACCCAGTCCATAGAAAACCCCCTTGCATTTAAAGGACAGGCCTCGCCTCCTGAGGAAAT GacctggcagcagagaccagACTCTCCTGTCCCCAGCTGTTCGTCTGCCATGAGTACCCAGTCCATAGAAAACCCCCTTGCATTTAAAGGACAGGCCTCGCCTCCTGAGGAAAT agataaagaggagTACTCGGATGTTTCCTGTGAACAATCTGAAAGGGACCATGAGGCATATGTGGACTACATATTTATG AGGCTCGAGGAAAAAATTGTCACTTTTGTGGAGAATAAGTTGAAGAAGATCCAGAAGTTTCCGAGTCAAGACTACCCACAATTAGAAAGTCGGAGAGAGGATGAAAAGGAGTTGGATGGCGTGGGTGCAGAACAGTGCGAGACACTTCTGAAGATCATACTGCACTTCCTGAGGAAAATCAAGCAAGAGGCGCTGGCTGACAATCTGCAGAGAA AATGTcctgctgcagtttgtcagcGTAAACTTAAAAACAAGCTGAAGGAGAAGGTTCAGTGTGTCTCTGAAGAAGGAAACacaacccttctgaatcagatctacacggagctctacatcacagagggagggagcacAAAGGTCAGTGATGGACATGAAGTCCGGCATATTGAAACAGCATCCAGGACACCAGACGCATCAGAAACACCAATCAAACTGGAAGAGTTGtttaaaggcccacctggaagagatgaaccaattagaacagtgatgacaaagggagtggccgGCATTGGGAAAACGGTCCTAACACAGAAgctcactctggactgggctgaaggcaaagccaaccaggacacCGGGTTCATGTTTCCGTTcaccttcagagagctgaatgtgctgaaagagagaaagttcagcttggtggagctcgttcatcacttctttactgaaACCAAAgaagcaggaatctgcagctttgaacagttccaggttgtgttcatctttgacggtctggacGAGTGTCGGCTTCCTCTGGACTTCAacagcaaggagcccctgactgatgctacagagcccacctcagtggatgtgctgctgacaaacctcatcagggggaagctgcttccctctgctcgcctctggataaccacacgacctgcagcagccaatcagatccctcctgagtgtgttggcatggtgacagaggtcagagggttcactgacccacagaaggaggagtacttcaggaagagattcagagatgaggagcaggccagcaggatcatctcccacatccagacatcccgaagcctccacatcatgtgccacatcccggtcttctgctggatcactgcgtCAGTcctggaggatgtgttggaaaccagagagggagcagagctgcccagcaccctgactgagatgtacgtccacttcctggtggttcagaccaaagtgaagaagctcaagtatgaaggaggagctgtgacagatccacactggagtcctgagagcaggaagatgattgagtctctggggAAACTGGCTtatgagcagctgcagaaaggaaacctgatcttctatgaatcagacctgacagagtgtggcatcgatatctcagcagcctcagtgtactcaggagtgttcacacagatctttagagaggagagagggctgcaccaggagaaggtgttcaGCTTcgtccatctgagtgttcaggagttccTGGCTGCTCTTCACGTGCATCTGAACTGCACCACCTCCGGAGTCAATCTATTCAGAGAAAAACAAACCTGGTTTCAATCTTTAGTGTCTAAAACAAACTTGAAAGATGTTCACAACAGTGCAGTGGACGAGGCATTGCGTAGTCCGaatggacacctggacctgttcctccgcttcctgCTGGGTCTGTCACTGCCGACCAACCAGACTCTCCTCCGAGGCCTGCTGACGCAGACGGGAAGCAGCTCTCAGGCAAATCAGGACACAATCCTGTACATCAAAGAGAAGATCAATGCGAACCCCTCCACTGAGAAAAGCATCAATCTTTTTCACTGCCTGAATGAACTGAACGATCGTTCGTTGGTGGAAGAGATCCAACAGTCCCTGGCAACAGGGAGTCTCTCAGATAAGCTGTCTCCTGCccagtggtcagctctggtcttcatcttactgaCGTCTGAAGCAGATTCGGACGTATTCGACCTAAAGAGATACTCTACTTCTGGGGAtgctcttctgaggctgctgccagtggtcaaagcctccagCAAAGCTCT CCTGAATTTCTGCAGCCTCTCAGAGGGCAGTTTTGAAGCTCTGGTCTCAGTACTCACCTCTAGTTCCTCCCGTCTGAGAGAGCTGGATCTGAGAAACAACAACCTGCACGATTCCTACgtgaagcagctttctgatggactgaagagtccaaactgttcactggaaactctcag GCTGAGCGGCTGTTTCCTCTCAGACTCAGATGCCAGTGCTCTCCGGCTCCTGTCATGCAGTCTGAGAGAGCTCGACCTGAGCAACAACAACTTgaaggattcaggagtgaagcagctgttGTCACATGGAATGGAGAGTCCACAATGTAACCTGACAACTCTCAG ACTGAGCGTCTGCAACCTCTCAGAGGGAAGCTGCGAAGCTCTTGCCTCCCTTGTAGGCTCCGAGCGCTCCAGTCTGATCAagctggacctgagtaacaacaacctgcggGATTCAGGGGTGAAGCAGCTGTCGTCAGGAATAAAAAACCCACACTGTAAGCTAGAAACTCTCAG ATGGTTCTCCAGTGCGTGTGAAGAGGAACTGAACTCCAAATGA